One part of the Janthinobacterium sp. 17J80-10 genome encodes these proteins:
- a CDS encoding mechanosensitive ion channel domain-containing protein: MILGRKSLAALVLALSCHGLLLAQGLPSTGIGPAAPRQATAAAPAGPKPQPVAVGEIAQQAEAGMAAIRQIEGRERSAAEIASASAALPGLERETTGRLQALQRLDASAFSLETIRGVDDELRNIEQRVSPLLRDLTDVALRIDRDLKQLEALDATWTATIDAAIKAGAPPDILERAQDLAAAMAETRKNVLAHRTRVLALQGQATDIGTRLAEIRQLLTVASERAATRLLYRDGPPLWSATFWTESIHSFSANALNHIGTQASALTGYLKSAWRLFALHASVLVLLTILLSVARRKVNELVKDDAGLRENKKIFDMPIVTATLVAMLLSSWFYPNAPNPVWLLIGILSTVPLVIFARRMIDPAIYRLLLSVVIFYLADKARALFTPLPGVYRFLLLLEVLGVFLAVLPVLRRRQAASEDIGRVHKIAWQAIEYGGWITLFASLIILAAVVSGYARLADLMLRTMLSSAYTAMLLYALCSAAEGLVHGLLYMPPVSFLAGVQRHRMQIAMRINKWLKWIAFLFWIVVTLLTSGLLQRVIAWLESLWNVAWKLGNLTIAVSEVALFILILWLTYAISRLTRFLLEEEIFSRLRLDRGLPYALSTTVHYVILLSGLVMALAAIGVDMTKFTIVAGALTVGIGFGLQNIVNNFVSGLIVLFERPVKIGDTIQIDDMVGRVQHIGIRATVIQSTAGAEVIIPNGKLISEKLTNWTLSNQLHQISVPVVTKPDINVARLKATLLEVGRWNKKVLETPAPEVLFIKRGVDAYEFELRVWTGDFEGWLKVKSDLITSVNDALQEKEISAEAQPPDVKSPPP; the protein is encoded by the coding sequence ATGATCCTGGGGAGGAAATCCCTCGCCGCCCTGGTGCTTGCACTGTCCTGCCATGGCTTGCTGCTGGCGCAGGGCTTGCCGAGCACGGGGATAGGCCCGGCTGCGCCCCGACAGGCAACTGCTGCTGCGCCGGCCGGCCCCAAGCCACAGCCGGTTGCAGTCGGCGAAATCGCGCAGCAAGCCGAGGCAGGAATGGCGGCCATCCGCCAGATCGAAGGCCGCGAGCGCAGCGCGGCCGAAATCGCCAGCGCCAGCGCTGCTTTACCTGGACTCGAGCGCGAAACCACCGGCCGCCTGCAGGCCCTCCAGCGCCTGGATGCTAGCGCGTTTTCACTCGAAACAATCCGTGGCGTCGATGACGAGCTACGCAATATCGAGCAGCGGGTTTCACCGCTGCTGCGAGACCTCACCGACGTCGCATTGCGGATCGACCGTGACCTCAAGCAACTTGAGGCGCTCGACGCAACCTGGACAGCCACCATCGATGCGGCGATCAAGGCGGGGGCTCCGCCGGATATTCTTGAACGCGCACAGGACCTGGCCGCGGCCATGGCCGAGACCAGAAAAAACGTCCTGGCACACCGCACGCGTGTGCTGGCCCTGCAAGGCCAGGCGACCGATATCGGCACCCGGCTGGCGGAAATACGCCAGCTTCTGACCGTCGCCAGCGAGCGCGCTGCTACACGACTCTTATATCGCGACGGGCCGCCGCTCTGGAGCGCAACGTTCTGGACCGAATCCATCCACAGCTTTTCCGCCAATGCCCTGAATCATATCGGCACCCAGGCGTCCGCCTTGACCGGGTATCTCAAGTCCGCCTGGCGCCTGTTTGCGCTGCACGCATCCGTTCTCGTCCTGCTGACCATACTTCTTTCTGTCGCGCGCAGGAAAGTCAACGAACTCGTCAAGGACGATGCCGGATTACGCGAGAATAAAAAAATCTTCGACATGCCGATCGTGACCGCCACACTTGTGGCGATGCTGCTTAGCAGCTGGTTTTATCCGAATGCGCCGAATCCGGTGTGGCTCTTGATCGGCATTCTTTCGACCGTGCCGCTGGTGATCTTCGCCCGCCGCATGATCGATCCGGCGATTTATCGCTTGCTTCTTTCCGTCGTGATTTTCTATCTGGCCGACAAGGCGCGCGCGCTGTTTACACCGTTGCCCGGGGTGTACCGATTTCTGCTGTTGCTGGAAGTGCTCGGTGTCTTCCTCGCCGTCTTGCCGGTGTTGCGGCGGCGGCAGGCCGCGTCCGAGGACATAGGGCGCGTCCATAAAATTGCATGGCAGGCCATTGAATATGGCGGCTGGATAACCCTGTTCGCGTCGCTGATCATTCTCGCGGCGGTGGTATCCGGCTACGCCAGGCTTGCGGACCTGATGCTGCGCACGATGCTCTCGAGCGCCTACACTGCCATGCTGCTGTATGCGCTGTGCAGCGCGGCGGAAGGCCTGGTGCATGGCTTGCTTTATATGCCACCCGTGTCGTTTCTGGCAGGTGTGCAACGGCACCGGATGCAGATTGCCATGCGAATCAACAAGTGGCTGAAGTGGATCGCATTCTTGTTCTGGATCGTCGTCACCCTGCTCACCTCCGGCCTGCTGCAGCGGGTCATCGCCTGGCTGGAGTCATTATGGAATGTCGCCTGGAAGCTCGGCAACCTGACAATCGCCGTCAGCGAAGTCGCCCTGTTCATTCTGATCCTCTGGCTCACCTATGCTATTTCACGCTTGACACGCTTTCTGCTTGAAGAAGAGATATTCTCGCGGCTCCGTCTCGACCGCGGGCTGCCCTATGCCCTGTCGACGACGGTACATTACGTGATACTCCTGTCCGGCCTGGTGATGGCGCTTGCCGCAATCGGTGTCGACATGACCAAGTTCACCATCGTGGCCGGCGCGCTGACCGTCGGCATCGGCTTCGGCTTGCAAAATATCGTCAACAATTTCGTCTCGGGCCTGATCGTGCTGTTCGAGCGGCCAGTCAAGATCGGCGACACCATCCAGATCGACGACATGGTCGGACGTGTCCAGCACATCGGTATCCGCGCCACCGTCATCCAAAGTACAGCTGGTGCGGAAGTCATTATCCCGAACGGCAAGCTGATTTCAGAAAAACTGACTAACTGGACACTATCCAACCAGTTGCATCAGATCTCGGTACCTGTCGTGACCAAGCCGGATATCAACGTCGCCCGGCTCAAGGCAACCCTGCTGGAAGTCGGCCGCTGGAACAAGAAGGTGCTCGAGACGCCGGCGCCGGAAGTGCTTTTTATCAAACGCGGCGTGGATGCCTATGAATTCGAATTGCGCGTATGGACGGGTGACTTTGAAGGGTGGCTCAAGGTGAAAAGTGACTTGATCACTTC